The Muricauda sp. SCSIO 65647 genome includes a region encoding these proteins:
- a CDS encoding LUD domain-containing protein, translated as MGVFGKLFGGGKKVPKETVETRGEHMPDLKIPVDEKFTIYFKKNGGKFIYCEHFDEVSETLQNIISENNWQHHLFYCMDSRLADRFSSEKITFTHKRNESEIFFTTCEHLIAQNGSILVCSNQIKGKKLNELPSNLIVFATTSQLVDSISEALKTIKEKYGKNIPDNITTLKHFEPTAENQNDFLSYGSASKNVYLLLLEDY; from the coding sequence ATGGGCGTATTTGGAAAATTATTCGGAGGAGGAAAAAAGGTTCCCAAAGAAACTGTGGAAACAAGGGGGGAACATATGCCAGATCTGAAAATTCCCGTCGATGAAAAATTTACCATTTATTTCAAGAAAAACGGCGGTAAGTTCATCTATTGTGAACATTTTGATGAGGTTTCCGAGACATTACAGAACATTATCTCAGAGAACAACTGGCAACACCATCTCTTTTACTGTATGGACTCTCGCCTTGCAGACCGATTCTCCTCCGAAAAAATCACCTTCACCCATAAACGAAACGAAAGCGAGATTTTCTTTACCACTTGTGAACACTTAATTGCCCAGAATGGTTCCATTTTGGTCTGTTCGAATCAAATAAAGGGAAAAAAGTTGAACGAACTGCCCTCTAACCTGATTGTCTTTGCCACTACAAGCCAATTGGTCGATTCTATAAGCGAAGCCCTAAAGACCATCAAGGAAAAATATGGAAAAAACATTCCTGATAACATCACCACCCTAAAGCATTTTGAGCCTACTGCCGAAAACCAAAATGATTTTCTTTCGTATGGCAGTGCATCAAAAAATGTCTACCTTTTGCTGCTAGAAGACTATTGA
- a CDS encoding phosphatidate cytidylyltransferase yields the protein MKEIFRRATTGVLYVILLLSAVFLSSDAFDFLFMVFGLACLYEFKKLVRIRGYYIFVAYLALWWAFIYLVRDKMAINVLMFLTISINISLLFYLFSKRTKPFSAAQKFITGLLYIGGGCIFLTMIPYKDDEFAKYLIMGIFILIWVNDSFAYLVGKSIGRTKPFPSISPKKTLEGYLGGLIFALVAAYFLARYEPILNPTQWMVLAIIIVITGNLGDLLESKFKRMAGVKDSGAIMPGHGGMLDRLDSLIFAAPFAYLALNIFSYVS from the coding sequence ATGAAGGAAATATTCAGGCGCGCCACTACCGGGGTGCTTTATGTCATATTACTGCTTTCTGCGGTTTTTTTGAGTTCAGATGCTTTTGATTTTTTGTTCATGGTCTTTGGGCTGGCCTGTCTCTATGAGTTCAAAAAACTGGTAAGAATTAGGGGCTATTATATCTTTGTTGCCTATCTGGCCCTTTGGTGGGCATTCATCTATTTGGTCAGGGACAAGATGGCCATTAATGTGCTCATGTTTTTGACGATTTCAATCAATATATCCCTACTTTTCTATCTTTTTTCAAAGCGTACCAAACCGTTTTCAGCTGCACAGAAATTTATCACTGGGCTTTTATATATAGGGGGAGGGTGCATTTTTCTTACCATGATTCCCTACAAGGATGACGAATTTGCCAAATACCTTATCATGGGCATCTTCATCTTGATATGGGTAAATGATTCATTTGCCTACCTGGTCGGGAAAAGTATCGGACGAACCAAACCATTTCCATCAATTTCTCCAAAAAAAACGCTTGAAGGTTATTTGGGAGGTCTTATTTTTGCATTGGTGGCAGCTTATTTTTTGGCACGATATGAGCCCATATTAAATCCCACGCAGTGGATGGTCTTGGCAATCATCATTGTCATTACCGGTAATCTTGGTGATTTGCTTGAATCAAAATTCAAGCGCATGGCCGGGGTAAAAGATAGCGGAGCCATAATGCCAGGCCATGGTGGAATGTTGGATCGATTGGACAGCCTCATATTTGCTGCACCGTTTGCCTATTTGGCACTTAATATTTTTTCATATGTTTCATAG
- a CDS encoding phosphatidylserine decarboxylase family protein, protein MFHREGQKIILTAFFLAVAIIIAAQYFLEIDWVRWLVQIGALVILVLILQFFRNPKRLVTPNFDEVLAPVDGKVVIIDEVEEPEYFMDRRKQVSIFMSPLNVHVTRYPVSGTITYSKYHPGKYLVAWHPKSSTKNERTTIVVHTPKFGQIMYRQIAGAVARRIVNYAEEGEQVTQGTDAGFIKFGSRVDLFLPLDCTINVKLNQKVVGAKTCIASLPKQND, encoded by the coding sequence ATGTTTCATAGAGAAGGTCAAAAGATCATTCTTACAGCATTTTTTTTGGCAGTGGCCATTATCATTGCCGCACAGTATTTTCTGGAAATTGACTGGGTGAGATGGTTGGTTCAGATTGGGGCGTTGGTCATATTGGTTCTCATTCTGCAATTTTTCAGAAACCCGAAACGATTGGTTACCCCAAATTTCGATGAAGTGCTAGCGCCCGTTGATGGTAAGGTGGTTATCATCGATGAGGTTGAAGAACCTGAGTATTTTATGGATAGGCGCAAGCAGGTCTCAATATTCATGTCGCCTTTGAATGTGCACGTGACCCGATACCCGGTCAGTGGTACCATTACCTATTCAAAATACCACCCCGGCAAGTATTTGGTGGCCTGGCACCCCAAATCAAGTACCAAGAACGAAAGAACGACCATAGTCGTACACACCCCAAAATTCGGCCAGATCATGTACCGACAAATTGCAGGGGCCGTGGCCCGCAGAATTGTCAACTATGCCGAAGAGGGGGAGCAAGTCACCCAAGGCACCGATGCGGGTTTTATCAAATTCGGGTCGCGGGTCGATTTATTTCTACCTTTAGATTGTACCATCAATGTCAAATTGAACCAAAAGGTAGTCGGAGCAAAAACCTGTATTGCCTCTTTGCCCAAACAAAATGATTAG
- a CDS encoding acyl-CoA-binding protein, producing MISEKLQKRFDEAVAYVNSFTEPLPADTLLKLYAYYKIANKNYDNPGSKTPLINAFKANALIQAKNITIEQAMKKYIKLVNDEIKKAK from the coding sequence ATGATTAGTGAAAAGCTACAAAAGAGATTCGATGAAGCGGTAGCGTACGTTAATAGTTTTACCGAACCATTGCCTGCCGATACCCTATTGAAATTGTACGCATATTATAAAATAGCCAATAAGAATTATGACAACCCGGGCAGTAAGACCCCATTGATCAACGCCTTCAAGGCAAATGCATTGATTCAGGCCAAAAACATCACCATCGAACAAGCGATGAAAAAGTATATCAAACTGGTCAACGACGAAATCAAAAAGGCTAAGTAG
- a CDS encoding sterol desaturase family protein — protein METYAAALLYAIPFFVVLVLIEILYGYFVKNQKHNVMDTVSSLSSGLTNIIKDSLGLVLVLVSYPFLVENLAVVELKSTWLVWLAAFITIDFAGYWNHRLSHHVNIFWNQHVIHHSSEEFNLACALRQSISNVIGYFALLLIPAAVLGVPNEVIAILAPIHLFAQFWYHTQHIGKMGWLEYIIVTPSQHRVHHAINPEYIDKNLGQILCIWDRMFGTFQKELDDVPPQYGVLKPAATWNPILINFQHVWRLIKDAWRTKSWWDKLRIWFMPTGWRPVDVAAKYPISKIENVYNFEKYKPSASNALKGYSICQLLLNTGLMLFMFYNYSEIGFDGLLLFGAFVFVGIYGYTTLMDRKIYAVWIELLRGIAGLVLIYMTGDWFGMNAYFATGSYWVAFYFLTTIFGGVYFTFIERGNSTKPNLAT, from the coding sequence ATGGAAACCTATGCCGCAGCCCTGTTGTATGCCATTCCGTTCTTTGTGGTCTTGGTATTGATCGAGATTTTATATGGGTATTTCGTAAAAAATCAAAAACATAATGTAATGGATACGGTCAGCAGTCTCAGCTCAGGCCTTACAAACATTATCAAAGACTCCCTTGGTCTGGTCCTGGTCTTGGTCAGCTATCCTTTTTTGGTCGAGAATTTGGCCGTTGTTGAACTGAAGAGTACCTGGTTGGTGTGGTTGGCAGCTTTTATCACCATTGACTTTGCCGGATATTGGAACCATCGCCTGAGCCACCATGTAAATATTTTTTGGAACCAGCATGTCATTCACCATAGCAGTGAAGAGTTCAATTTGGCCTGTGCCCTACGACAGTCCATTTCAAATGTGATAGGTTATTTTGCGCTACTGTTGATACCTGCTGCGGTTTTGGGCGTTCCGAATGAAGTGATTGCCATTTTGGCCCCTATTCACTTATTTGCCCAATTTTGGTACCATACCCAGCACATCGGTAAGATGGGTTGGTTAGAGTATATCATAGTGACACCATCGCAGCATCGGGTACATCACGCGATCAACCCTGAGTATATCGATAAGAACTTGGGGCAGATACTTTGTATTTGGGATAGGATGTTCGGTACTTTTCAAAAAGAACTGGACGATGTGCCCCCGCAATATGGTGTCTTGAAACCTGCAGCCACATGGAATCCGATCTTGATTAATTTTCAGCACGTTTGGCGTTTGATAAAAGATGCGTGGCGTACCAAAAGTTGGTGGGACAAGCTGCGTATCTGGTTCATGCCCACTGGCTGGCGACCCGTTGATGTGGCAGCGAAGTATCCGATTTCGAAAATCGAAAATGTGTACAACTTTGAAAAATACAAACCATCGGCCTCGAATGCGTTGAAAGGCTATTCCATTTGTCAATTATTGTTGAATACTGGATTGATGCTCTTTATGTTTTACAACTATTCAGAGATTGGTTTTGATGGCTTGTTGCTCTTCGGGGCCTTTGTTTTTGTGGGCATTTATGGATATACCACCCTGATGGACCGCAAAATTTACGCGGTATGGATAGAATTGTTAAGGGGCATCGCAGGGCTTGTCTTGATTTATATGACCGGCGACTGGTTCGGAATGAATGCTTACTTTGCCACCGGAAGCTACTGGGTGGCATTCTACTTTTTGACCACTATTTTTGGGGGAGTCTACTTTACTTTCATCGAACGGGGCAACTCTACAAAACCGAATTTGGCTACTTAG
- a CDS encoding sugar phosphate nucleotidyltransferase, giving the protein MMTNDSLVIMAGGASSRMKRSLETAELDDLVKNAALKLHKSLIPLGKSGKPLLYYLFKNAAKAGYSNVYLITAKENEGFKQFLAENEIPQLNVRFAIQHIPKGREKPLGTADALLQCLDQHPKLQESSFTVCNGDNLYSTEALHILRKKRSVPHATIGYSGSGLGFAKERLAKYAVMAISPDGFLKQIVEKPSLKEMDKYLDVFGELRISMNIFSFSGAEIYPFLVHCPINPDRGEKELPEAVRNVVARHSKSLICYSRSERLPDLTDANDLKDFYL; this is encoded by the coding sequence ATGATGACAAATGACAGTTTGGTCATTATGGCGGGCGGGGCTTCCTCGCGGATGAAAAGAAGTCTAGAAACTGCCGAATTGGACGATTTGGTAAAAAATGCGGCACTGAAACTGCACAAAAGCCTTATTCCCTTGGGAAAAAGCGGAAAACCGCTATTGTATTACCTCTTCAAAAACGCTGCAAAGGCGGGTTATTCCAATGTCTATTTGATAACTGCAAAAGAAAATGAGGGTTTTAAGCAGTTTTTGGCAGAAAATGAAATCCCACAATTGAATGTTCGTTTTGCCATACAGCACATTCCAAAAGGGCGAGAGAAACCATTGGGCACTGCCGATGCACTATTGCAATGCTTAGACCAACACCCAAAACTTCAAGAATCATCTTTCACGGTATGTAACGGTGATAACTTGTATTCGACAGAGGCACTGCATATACTGCGAAAAAAAAGAAGTGTACCGCACGCCACCATCGGGTATAGTGGCTCAGGACTTGGCTTTGCTAAAGAACGCCTTGCAAAATATGCCGTCATGGCCATCTCCCCAGATGGGTTTCTCAAACAAATAGTTGAGAAACCGAGCCTTAAGGAAATGGATAAATATCTTGATGTTTTCGGGGAGCTGCGAATCAGCATGAACATATTCAGTTTTTCAGGTGCCGAAATTTATCCGTTTCTAGTGCATTGCCCAATCAATCCTGATAGGGGCGAAAAAGAGCTGCCAGAAGCCGTTCGCAATGTCGTTGCGAGACACTCAAAGAGTCTCATATGTTATTCCAGGTCAGAACGATTGCCCGATCTTACCGATGCCAATGACCTCAAAGATTTTTATCTTTAA
- a CDS encoding GHMP kinase, whose amino-acid sequence MVSIKVPARICFFGDHQDYLGLPVIAGTIDRFICLKANPNQREIFDIQLLDTGKRLIVSLDDDLNKIKPNDYFRSVMAVLKQKGFQFDMGHDIEISGNIPINAGLSSSSALVVAWLRFLLSIQNEPVRVSDAQIGQWAYEAEVLYFNQPGGLMDQYTIAQGGLLFIDTQTGQSTPLNNNLGAVIVAESGISKETLEVLNNGRVYGQRAIATVQEAFPEFMMKNAVEADYERYVGAVPKEYRPYWYAAVHNYVITLKAKEELKKDTVDIGLLGELMNAHQDILHDKIKNTPPEMARMMDAARKAGALGAKTIGSGGGGCMVAIAEKKDEQKVIDAFLAAGALATYETKLTKI is encoded by the coding sequence ATGGTTTCGATAAAAGTGCCTGCCAGGATCTGTTTCTTTGGGGATCATCAAGATTATTTAGGGCTTCCGGTCATTGCGGGCACAATAGACAGGTTCATCTGTCTTAAGGCCAATCCAAACCAAAGAGAGATTTTTGACATACAGCTTCTTGATACAGGAAAACGGCTGATTGTTTCTTTGGATGATGATTTAAACAAGATCAAACCCAACGATTATTTTCGTTCGGTGATGGCCGTATTGAAGCAAAAAGGCTTCCAATTCGATATGGGCCATGATATTGAGATTTCGGGGAACATTCCCATCAATGCCGGCCTATCCAGTTCTTCGGCCCTTGTGGTGGCTTGGCTACGCTTTCTACTATCTATACAGAATGAACCTGTTCGGGTCAGTGACGCACAGATTGGGCAGTGGGCCTATGAGGCAGAAGTTCTATATTTCAACCAACCGGGAGGCTTGATGGATCAATATACCATTGCCCAGGGCGGGTTGCTCTTTATCGATACCCAAACAGGTCAAAGCACACCCTTGAACAATAACCTTGGTGCCGTGATCGTGGCCGAATCAGGAATTTCAAAAGAAACACTCGAGGTATTGAACAATGGTAGGGTCTATGGGCAAAGAGCCATTGCAACCGTGCAAGAAGCGTTTCCTGAATTTATGATGAAGAATGCCGTAGAAGCAGATTACGAACGATATGTCGGCGCTGTTCCAAAAGAGTACCGGCCATATTGGTATGCGGCCGTGCATAACTATGTGATCACATTGAAAGCAAAAGAAGAGCTGAAAAAAGACACGGTCGATATAGGGTTGTTAGGAGAATTGATGAACGCACATCAAGACATTCTCCATGACAAGATCAAAAATACACCGCCAGAAATGGCCAGAATGATGGATGCAGCCAGAAAGGCTGGGGCGTTGGGAGCCAAAACCATCGGTTCGGGGGGTGGTGGCTGTATGGTGGCCATCGCTGAAAAGAAAGACGAACAAAAGGTGATCGATGCTTTTTTGGCAGCAGGTGCCTTGGCGACATATGAAACAAAACTGACAAAAATATGA
- a CDS encoding Gfo/Idh/MocA family protein: MAKLDRRNFLKKTTLSTAALGSWSLFPEYMLGHSERPQNTEYMGGFAAPKLATVRAAFIGVGARGGTHLKFLAALPNTEVVAISDLYEDLVKQKVQWVKEVAGTERHQNIAEYYGGEDKWRLMLREVRPDVVFIATNWHNHAPMAIEVMNRGAHAFVEVPIAVTLQEMWDIVDTAERTQKHCMMMENVNYGRDELMFLNMCRQGVIGDLLHAEAAYIHELRGQMNEVERGTGSWRTHHYVKRNGNLYPTHGLGPVAQYMNLGRGEDTFGTLVSYSTPALGRKAYAEKNYSSDHQWNQLAYKGGDMNTSIIKTALGRTILVQWDETSPRPYTRLNLIQGTKGALAGFPTRVALEGGVEGLTEDHHSWVQGGQLQALYEKYDHALYKRLNETAKDSGHGGMDGIMVYRIVECLQKGLPLDQNVYEGCFWSAVAPLSERSVASGGAPQPFPDFTRGEWKNTKPLELIP; this comes from the coding sequence ATGGCAAAACTTGACCGAAGAAATTTTCTTAAGAAGACAACCCTGTCCACGGCGGCTCTTGGCTCTTGGTCGTTATTCCCAGAATATATGCTTGGGCATTCTGAAAGACCTCAGAATACTGAATATATGGGTGGATTTGCCGCTCCAAAGTTAGCGACCGTCCGTGCGGCTTTTATTGGGGTTGGTGCGCGTGGCGGTACACATTTAAAATTCTTGGCGGCACTGCCCAACACCGAGGTCGTTGCCATTAGCGATTTATATGAAGATCTGGTCAAACAAAAGGTGCAATGGGTCAAAGAGGTTGCCGGTACAGAACGACACCAAAATATTGCCGAATACTATGGTGGTGAAGACAAGTGGCGCTTGATGTTAAGAGAGGTACGGCCCGATGTGGTCTTTATCGCTACCAACTGGCACAACCATGCGCCGATGGCCATCGAGGTGATGAACCGGGGGGCACATGCCTTTGTCGAAGTTCCGATCGCGGTCACACTGCAAGAAATGTGGGACATTGTCGATACCGCTGAGCGCACCCAGAAGCACTGCATGATGATGGAAAATGTCAACTATGGCCGTGACGAGCTGATGTTCCTCAATATGTGCCGACAAGGGGTCATCGGAGATTTGCTACATGCCGAAGCCGCCTATATTCATGAGTTGCGGGGGCAAATGAACGAGGTAGAAAGAGGAACGGGTTCTTGGCGTACCCACCATTATGTAAAACGAAATGGAAATCTCTACCCGACCCATGGACTGGGTCCAGTGGCCCAATACATGAATTTGGGTAGGGGAGAAGATACTTTTGGCACTTTAGTTTCCTATTCTACTCCTGCTCTGGGAAGAAAAGCCTATGCCGAGAAGAACTATTCGTCAGACCATCAGTGGAACCAACTCGCTTATAAAGGGGGTGACATGAACACCTCTATTATCAAGACCGCCTTGGGACGTACTATTTTGGTGCAGTGGGATGAAACAAGTCCGCGTCCGTACACACGCCTGAACCTTATACAAGGAACGAAAGGAGCATTGGCGGGTTTTCCTACCCGTGTGGCCCTTGAAGGGGGCGTTGAAGGCTTGACCGAAGATCATCATTCATGGGTACAGGGCGGACAATTGCAGGCGCTATATGAAAAGTATGACCATGCTTTGTACAAAAGGCTGAATGAAACGGCCAAAGATAGCGGCCATGGGGGTATGGATGGCATTATGGTGTATCGTATCGTCGAATGTTTGCAAAAGGGACTACCCCTTGATCAAAACGTTTATGAAGGCTGTTTCTGGAGCGCCGTGGCACCTCTGAGCGAACGCTCGGTGGCCAGTGGTGGGGCACCACAACCGTTTCCTGATTTTACCCGCGGGGAATGGAAGAATACCAAACCCCTCGAACTAATTCCCTGA
- a CDS encoding dienelactone hydrolase family protein: protein MKKLKKEDIKQEVFDLYDDYAHNKLKRRQFIEKLSVYAVGGITVASLMSFMMPNYEDTLLVDPNSPDLDSDYIFYNSPKGGGEIKGLLSKPKNFDGKLGGIVVVHENRGLNPYIEDTARRAALAGFITLAPDALHPLGGYPGNDDEGRTMQRKRDRHKMLEDFIAAFEYLKNHPNCSGKVGVVGFCFGGWISNMMAVKVPDLAAAVPFYGGQPKENIDKINAPLMLQFAGLDERVNAGWPAYEEALKKHGKAYQAFMYPDVNHGFHNTSTPRYNKEAAELAWDRTMKFFKKHLD from the coding sequence ATGAAAAAGTTAAAAAAGGAGGATATCAAACAAGAAGTGTTTGATCTCTATGACGATTATGCACATAATAAACTGAAACGCCGACAATTTATTGAAAAGTTGTCTGTCTACGCCGTTGGTGGAATAACTGTGGCTTCGTTAATGAGCTTTATGATGCCGAATTATGAGGATACACTGTTAGTCGATCCCAATAGTCCTGATTTAGATTCTGATTACATTTTTTACAATTCACCTAAAGGGGGTGGAGAAATCAAAGGTTTACTTTCCAAACCCAAAAACTTTGATGGAAAACTAGGGGGCATCGTGGTCGTACATGAAAATCGAGGATTGAACCCCTATATTGAAGATACGGCCAGACGGGCTGCCCTGGCAGGCTTTATTACCCTGGCCCCTGATGCTTTGCACCCTTTGGGAGGCTATCCTGGCAATGACGATGAAGGCCGAACGATGCAGCGCAAACGTGACCGCCACAAAATGTTGGAGGATTTCATCGCTGCTTTTGAGTATTTAAAAAACCACCCAAACTGTTCGGGCAAAGTTGGTGTGGTCGGATTTTGCTTTGGGGGGTGGATTTCCAATATGATGGCGGTAAAAGTGCCGGATTTGGCTGCTGCTGTTCCTTTTTATGGTGGGCAGCCCAAAGAAAATATTGATAAGATCAATGCACCTTTAATGCTTCAGTTTGCCGGATTGGATGAACGGGTCAATGCCGGTTGGCCTGCTTATGAAGAGGCCTTAAAAAAGCATGGCAAGGCATACCAAGCGTTCATGTACCCTGATGTGAACCATGGTTTTCATAATACATCCACCCCGCGCTATAATAAAGAAGCTGCTGAATTGGCTTGGGATAGAACAATGAAATTCTTTAAAAAACATTTGGACTGA
- a CDS encoding valine--tRNA ligase, whose protein sequence is MQIASKYEPNRVEEHWYAYWLEHDFFSSKPDGREPYTIVIPPPNVTGVLHMGHMLNNTLQDVLIRRARLQGKNACWVPGMDHASIATEAKVVAKLKEEGISKANISREDFLKHAWEWTDKYGGVILEQLKRLGCSCDWKRTKFTMDDDMSASVIKVFVDLYQKGLIYRGYRMVNWDPEAKTTLSDEEVVYEEKQGLLYYLAYDVEDSDEKVTIATTRPETILGDTAVCINPDDERYHHLKGKKVIVPICNRVIPIIEDEYVDVEFGTGCLKVTPAHDENDKSLGEKHNLEVIDIFNEDASLNSYGLHYEGKDRFVVRKEIAKELEENGHLVKTEQYTNKVGLSERTKAVIEPRLSEQWFLKMEELAKPAIEAVLKSGEVKFFPKKFENIYRHWMENIRDWNISRQLWWGQQIPAYYYGTGQNDFVVAETKEEALEKAKTKNSNIDASTLRQDPDVLDTWFSSWLWPISVFGGILDPDNEEVKYYYPTNDLVTAPDILFFWVARMIVAGYEFRDERPFDSVYLTGLVRDKQRRKMSKQLGNSPDALKLIADYGADGVRVGLLLSSAAGNDLMFDEALCQQGANFANKIWNAFRLVKGWEIANIDQPEAAKIGVDWYTARFNQVLAEIEGHFGKYRISDALMAIYKLVWDDFCSWLLEIVKPAYQQPIDRKTYETVIRLFEENLKLLHPFMPFLTEEVWQHISERTPENALCIADWPKTASIDEKIIKTFDFASAVISGIRTIRKEKNIPQKEALQLMELNVEGISSKMDAIVKKLGNISEINTVNETVEGALSFRVKSNEYFIPMDGAVDIEAEVKKINEELNYTRGFLQSVQKKLSNERFVNNAPPKVVELERKKAADAEAKIETLEKSLASLE, encoded by the coding sequence CCACCCAACGTAACCGGTGTGCTGCACATGGGCCATATGCTCAACAATACCCTGCAAGACGTTTTGATTCGCAGGGCGCGTTTACAGGGCAAAAATGCCTGTTGGGTGCCCGGCATGGACCATGCTTCCATAGCCACTGAAGCCAAAGTGGTGGCAAAACTGAAAGAAGAGGGCATCTCAAAGGCCAACATTTCTAGGGAAGACTTTTTGAAACATGCCTGGGAGTGGACCGATAAATACGGGGGCGTCATTTTAGAACAATTGAAGAGACTGGGTTGTTCTTGTGATTGGAAGCGAACTAAATTCACCATGGATGACGATATGTCAGCCTCAGTCATCAAGGTTTTTGTCGATTTGTACCAAAAAGGGCTGATTTACCGTGGGTATCGTATGGTAAACTGGGATCCCGAAGCCAAGACCACCCTATCTGATGAAGAGGTCGTTTATGAGGAAAAACAAGGGCTGTTGTACTATTTGGCCTATGACGTGGAAGATTCTGATGAAAAAGTGACTATTGCCACCACACGGCCTGAGACCATTTTGGGCGATACGGCGGTTTGTATCAATCCTGATGACGAAAGATACCATCACCTGAAGGGGAAAAAGGTCATTGTGCCCATTTGCAATAGGGTAATTCCCATAATTGAAGATGAATATGTAGATGTTGAGTTTGGTACCGGATGTTTAAAAGTAACCCCTGCACACGATGAGAACGATAAAAGTTTAGGAGAGAAGCACAACTTGGAAGTTATCGATATTTTCAATGAGGATGCTTCCTTGAACAGCTATGGCCTCCATTATGAAGGCAAAGACCGTTTTGTGGTTCGAAAAGAGATTGCCAAAGAACTTGAGGAAAATGGACATTTGGTAAAAACCGAGCAATACACCAACAAAGTTGGGCTATCTGAACGTACCAAAGCTGTCATCGAGCCGCGATTATCTGAGCAGTGGTTCTTAAAGATGGAAGAATTGGCAAAGCCCGCTATTGAGGCAGTGTTGAAGAGTGGGGAAGTAAAGTTTTTTCCAAAGAAATTCGAAAACATCTACCGTCATTGGATGGAGAACATACGCGATTGGAATATTTCCCGTCAACTTTGGTGGGGTCAGCAAATACCTGCTTATTATTACGGTACTGGGCAAAATGATTTTGTGGTGGCCGAAACTAAGGAGGAGGCTTTAGAAAAGGCAAAGACCAAAAATTCAAACATCGACGCCTCGACGCTACGCCAAGACCCTGATGTTTTGGATACATGGTTCTCTTCATGGTTATGGCCCATCAGTGTGTTCGGCGGCATTTTAGATCCCGACAACGAAGAAGTGAAGTATTACTATCCGACCAATGATTTGGTGACCGCTCCCGACATTCTATTTTTCTGGGTGGCACGTATGATAGTGGCGGGGTATGAATTTCGCGACGAGCGACCGTTTGACAGTGTATATCTTACCGGATTGGTGCGCGACAAGCAACGGCGTAAAATGTCGAAACAATTGGGCAATTCGCCCGATGCCTTAAAATTGATAGCGGATTATGGTGCAGATGGCGTTCGGGTAGGATTATTGCTTAGTTCTGCTGCTGGAAACGATCTAATGTTCGATGAGGCCCTTTGCCAACAGGGGGCAAACTTTGCCAACAAGATTTGGAACGCCTTTCGCTTGGTCAAGGGTTGGGAAATTGCCAATATCGATCAACCCGAAGCTGCCAAAATAGGTGTTGATTGGTACACCGCCCGGTTCAACCAAGTCTTGGCAGAAATTGAAGGTCATTTTGGCAAATACCGTATTTCAGATGCCCTGATGGCCATCTATAAACTGGTCTGGGACGATTTTTGTTCATGGCTCCTCGAGATTGTGAAACCTGCATATCAGCAGCCCATAGACAGAAAAACATATGAAACGGTCATTCGCCTATTTGAAGAAAACCTAAAGCTGTTGCATCCATTTATGCCTTTCTTGACCGAGGAGGTATGGCAGCATATCTCAGAAAGAACACCTGAAAATGCACTCTGTATTGCCGATTGGCCAAAGACAGCATCAATTGATGAAAAAATAATCAAAACCTTTGATTTTGCTTCAGCAGTTATTTCGGGGATAAGAACTATCAGAAAAGAAAAGAATATTCCCCAGAAAGAGGCATTACAGCTTATGGAATTGAATGTAGAGGGCATCAGTTCAAAAATGGATGCCATCGTCAAAAAACTGGGCAATATTTCAGAAATCAACACGGTGAATGAAACGGTTGAAGGTGCTTTGAGTTTTCGGGTGAAGAGCAATGAATATTTCATTCCGATGGACGGAGCAGTTGATATCGAGGCTGAGGTTAAAAAAATCAATGAAGAGCTGAACTACACCCGGGGCTTCTTGCAGTCGGTTCAAAAAAAGCTTTCGAACGAACGATTTGTGAACAACGCTCCACCTAAAGTGGTCGAACTCGAACGTAAAAAGGCAGCTGATGCCGAGGCCAAGATCGAGACCTTGGAAAAGAGTTTGGCGAGTTTAGAGTGA